The nucleotide sequence ACGTAACCTATTTGCAAAGCTTAAAAAAACTGGTCGACATCATCCAGCCATGCTCAGTATCTGATCATTTGGCTTGGACTGGGGTCAACGGCACCAACACTCACGACTTATTACCACTCCCCTACACCGAAGAGTGTTTAGAAAACATCGTCCGCAAAATCGATCAGATGCAGAACTTCCTCGGATGCCAAATAGCCCTAGAAAACCCATCGAGCTACGTGGAGTTCAAGCACGCTGCCATGTCGGAGCCGGAGTTCCTCATCGAAGTTGTGAGACGGTCTGATTGCAATATTCTTTTAGACATTAATAACGTTTACGTGAGTTCAGTAAATCATCAATTTGATCCCAAAGCCTATTTACGCATGTTACCCAAAGATCGGATCGATCAGATACATTTAGCCGGTCACAGCGTTAAAGATGCTTATCTCATCGATACTCATGATGCAGCAATATGCGCTGAGGTATGGGATCTATTCCGGTGGTATGTGGCACAATTTGGAGCCGGCAGCGTCATGATCGAGCGTGACGGTAATATCCCCACGTGGTCAGAGATGGAACGCGAGCTCGCAACGATTCGAGATATCCATGCAAAAATCACTTAATTTCGTCGCTATGCAGACCGCTTTTCAGGACGCAGTCCTGGGCAAAGTGGCAGCTGAAGCCTTGGTTCCCTTGATTGTGCTAAAGCCACCCGTCACCACCAAGCAACGGCTGGCGATATACCAAGATGCCTACCGCATCCGACTCACAGAGTCACTGGAGGATGATTTCAACGAGTGCGCCGCCGTTTTAGGCTCTGAGGCCATGGCTAAGGTCGTGGACAAGTTCATCGACACATATCCATCAACCTACCGGAACCTGGCGGAGTATAGCGCCAAATTCCCACCATTTATTGCGCAGCTGCACCCACAGGTCGGAGAATTAGCACTAAGAGAGTGGTTGTCGATACTCAGCTTGCAAGGGAGAGAACCCGAGGACGCAGTTGAGCTTAATGAGATTGAGGGTGGCACGCTCTATCAACTGGCACTGCACCCAGCATCACATGTAGGACAGCTGGGCTCTGGTTATTTTTTATCCTATCGACTCCATGAGACGCCCCATTTCAAAACACTAAGTCAAGGCGCGTTGCAGCTTTTGCAGATCATCAAAGAAGAACCAACTTTGGCGGATTTAACGCAACAGCTGCAACATGACGACGCCAGCTCGACTGAGCTTGCCGCGACTATTCATGACTGGCTCAGCATGGGAATTATCTATTGTAAGAGATGCCAAAAATGATCAGCAAAGCCATATCGCCAATTGCAGAGGTCACAACCAGACTCCTGATGGGCTGGCTATTTTGCACTTCGGGCTGGGCGAAATTCCAAAATCTGGGAGCTGTTGTCAGTTATTTTGAGTCGCTCAATATCCCATTCGCCCAGTGGCAAGGCCCAGGTGTCGCAGGTATCGAGCTCGTAGGTGGGATTTTTATCATGCTCGGCATATTTACAAGATTATCTAGCCTCCTACTGGCAATCGTCATGATGGTCGCGATTAAAATGGCTAAGTGGGATGACATCGACAGCCTTACTACTCTCATGGAAACACCGGAGGTGCTTTACTTAACGCTACTCCTGTGGCTCACCTCTACTGAGTCTTACACACTACCTGCCCTCACTATGATCCGAAAATTCAGAGCTATGTGGGCACAAACTGCCAGCGCAAAAATTAGTGTCAAAAATTAGTTTCTTTGATTACCGGCTCCACTGCATCTAGCCGATACTCATGGTCATCGACCTTAGAAAAGACCTGATCCACCTGCGCTGCACGCTCTTTCGCTGGCCGCAAGGCGTCGAGGACGAGATGCATCTGATGCTTCAACTCCTCCATCGAGACTCCCAGGTATGTGAGCTGCTCTTTGACAAAGACCATGTCCGTCTTTAGAACGGCTACGTCCTGCTTGAGTATGGCCACGTCTTGCTTAAGGACAGCAACATCTTGCTTGAGCACCGTCACTTCGTGATTCAGCTGGTTGTAACCACTGCGGAGAGCGCGGATGTCACCTTGTATCGCGCCTATGGCTATACCATGGTCACCTAATTTATCTTTAATGACTGACACATCACTCTTCAGCCCTGAAATCACAGGACTGTCTTTAATCGCTTCATTGACGACTAACTTTAAGACCGCAGCATCTCAAATCATTTCCCTACCCCAACGAAATACGGACGCACTCTAAGAGCAAACGAAGCTAGCAGCACACAGGCCGAATGGGGAGTGACATGAGCACAAAGTTTGAAAACTGATCCACTTAATTGTTGGTAAAAGACGAATTCCCCCATCGTATGCGGGGGCTGACGACAGCTAGCCAAATCTTTACCTAAATCTACTCATTCAATAGCATACGCCTTCCATGCCGATAGGACACTGGGAGGTATCACCTATGTGTCTGTCAATTGGTCAAGCAAGTCAGGCACTTGGCACATCCATTTCAACGCTGAGCCGGTGGGAGCAAGAGGGCACAATCGCGGCGGCATATCGGACGCCGGGTGGACATCGTCGCTACTCGCTACGAGTTCTGCAAGACAGTTTTGGCCTTATTGCGGATGCTACCTCGCGTATCACGGCCGCTTACGCTCGCGTGTCGTCCTCCGACCAAAAGGAGGACTTAGACCGTCAAAGGCAACGCCTTGATGACTACTGCTCTCGAGAGACAAAAAACTACGAGGTCATCGACGACTTGGGTAGCGGTCTAAACTACAAAAAGCGCGGTCTAAAAAACTGATTCACTTGATTCTCGGTGGCCGCGTTGACCGTCTGATTCTCACCCACAAGGACCGATTGCTGCGATTCGGAGCTGAGATCATTTTTTACCTTTGCTCTTACTGCGGCACTAGGGTGGAAGTTATAGACGACGCTGGGTCACTTAGTGACGAGGAGACGTTGACTCGTGACGTTCTTGAAATCATCACAGTCTTTAGCTCTCGTCTGTATGGCAAGCGTACACACAAAAACAAACGCGCCGTGTCGGTGACGGATATCTGCAACTAACCAGTAATTTGTTGTTGCATGAGAAACATGCTCTCATTACTCTCACCCTTCCTTGGGTTGAGGTGTCGCCTGTGGAATGCGCGATTAAATTAGCTTTAGATCTTAGTCCCGAAGACGAGCAGATCATCGAGGGTCAAATGAAGATCTGCAATTGGCTCTATAACCAGCTGCTT is from Deltaproteobacteria bacterium and encodes:
- a CDS encoding DUF692 domain-containing protein yields the protein MSSRPKNRGIGVGLRPPHHDTFLRAPPSSVSWVEVISENFMPWADGDFRRGIATLLQIRDQCPVALHGVSANLGSADALDVTYLQSLKKLVDIIQPCSVSDHLAWTGVNGTNTHDLLPLPYTEECLENIVRKIDQMQNFLGCQIALENPSSYVEFKHAAMSEPEFLIEVVRRSDCNILLDINNVYVSSVNHQFDPKAYLRMLPKDRIDQIHLAGHSVKDAYLIDTHDAAICAEVWDLFRWYVAQFGAGSVMIERDGNIPTWSEMERELATIRDIHAKIT
- a CDS encoding DUF2063 domain-containing protein encodes the protein MQKSLNFVAMQTAFQDAVLGKVAAEALVPLIVLKPPVTTKQRLAIYQDAYRIRLTESLEDDFNECAAVLGSEAMAKVVDKFIDTYPSTYRNLAEYSAKFPPFIAQLHPQVGELALREWLSILSLQGREPEDAVELNEIEGGTLYQLALHPASHVGQLGSGYFLSYRLHETPHFKTLSQGALQLLQIIKEEPTLADLTQQLQHDDASSTELAATIHDWLSMGIIYCKRCQK
- a CDS encoding DoxX family protein, which encodes MPKMISKAISPIAEVTTRLLMGWLFCTSGWAKFQNLGAVVSYFESLNIPFAQWQGPGVAGIELVGGIFIMLGIFTRLSSLLLAIVMMVAIKMAKWDDIDSLTTLMETPEVLYLTLLLWLTSTESYTLPALTMIRKFRAMWAQTASAKISVKN